CCGCGACGGCGACCGCGGCACCCTCGCGGGCCAGCGCGGTGGCGATCGTCGCACCGATACCGCGGCTGGCCCCGGCGACGAAGGCCACCTTGCCTTCCAGCGGTCCGCTCACTTCGGTGGGAACCGCAATGCTCCGTCGAGGCGAATGATTTCGCCGTTGAGGTAGTCGTTCTCGATGATGCTCTGCGCGAGCAGCGCGTATTCCGTCGACCGGCCCATCCGCTTCGGGAACGGCACCTGGGGTCCCCAGTACTGCTCGAGCTGGTCGGCGGCCTGGCCATACGCCGGCGTGTTGATGGTGCCGGGCGCGATGGTGACGACGCGGATGCCCAGCGGCGACAGGTCACGCGCGGCATTGAGCGTCATACCGATGACGCCGCCCTTTGCGGCCGCGTAGGGGAGCTGGCCGATCTGTCCCTCGTAGCCGGCGATCGAGGCGGTGTTGACGATGACGCCGCGGGCGCCCTCCTCGAGCGGCTCGGTCTTGGCGATGGCCGCCGCGGTCAGCCGCATGATGTTGAACACCGCGGTGAGGTAATACTTGATCGTCGTCTCGAAGGCGTCCATGCCGAGCGGGGAGCCGTCCTTGCCGACCAGCCGACCACCGCCGGCGGGACCGCCGTGGGTGTCGACCGAGATCCGCAGCGGTCCGAGCGACTCCGCCTCGGCGATCGCGGCCAGCACTGACTCCTCGGAGGTGGCGTCGGTCGGCACGTAGCGGATTCCGAGCTCGGACTCCAGCTTCTTGCCCTTGTCGTCGCTGAGGTCTGCGACGACGACCTTGGCACCAGCACCGTGCAGGCGCCGGACCGTCGCCTCGCCGAGGCCGCCCGCACCTCCGACAACAATCGCCGAGCTACCTGCGATTTGCATGTGGTTCCCCTTCTTGCAACTGGCACTCTCGGACTGAGAGAATAACATTCTCATGTGGTCCATGACAGAAATACCTGCTCCGTAAGCTGTACGGAATGACCATCGACGAGCTCATCGAGGCGGCGCGCAGCGGGTCCACCCGTGCGGCCGGCCGACTGCTGAGCCTGGTCGAAAGTGCGCGGCGCGGTGAGGTGCTCGATGCGCTCGGTTCGGTGCCTACCCCACAGGTCATCGGGGTGACCGGCCCGCCGGGCGCGGGCAAGTCGACCACGGTCGGCGCACTCGTCAGCGCGTACCGCGAACGGCAGATGCGCGTGGCGGTGCTCGCAGTGGATCCGTCGTCGCCCTACAGCGGGGGAGCGCTGCTGGGCGACAGGATTCGAATGGCCGCGCATATCAACGACTCCGACGTGCTTATTCGGTCGGTGGCGGCGCGCGGTCACCTCGGCGGATTGGCTGCCGCGGTGCCGGCCGCCATCAGGCTGCTGGCTGCGTTGTCCTACGACCTCGTCGTGTTGGAGACGGTCGGCGTCGGCCAGTCGGAGATCGAGATCGCCG
The nucleotide sequence above comes from Mycolicibacterium moriokaense. Encoded proteins:
- a CDS encoding SDR family NAD(P)-dependent oxidoreductase, encoding MQIAGSSAIVVGGAGGLGEATVRRLHGAGAKVVVADLSDDKGKKLESELGIRYVPTDATSEESVLAAIAEAESLGPLRISVDTHGGPAGGGRLVGKDGSPLGMDAFETTIKYYLTAVFNIMRLTAAAIAKTEPLEEGARGVIVNTASIAGYEGQIGQLPYAAAKGGVIGMTLNAARDLSPLGIRVVTIAPGTINTPAYGQAADQLEQYWGPQVPFPKRMGRSTEYALLAQSIIENDYLNGEIIRLDGALRFPPK
- the meaB gene encoding methylmalonyl Co-A mutase-associated GTPase MeaB, whose amino-acid sequence is MTIDELIEAARSGSTRAAGRLLSLVESARRGEVLDALGSVPTPQVIGVTGPPGAGKSTTVGALVSAYRERQMRVAVLAVDPSSPYSGGALLGDRIRMAAHINDSDVLIRSVAARGHLGGLAAAVPAAIRLLAALSYDLVVLETVGVGQSEIEIAAIADPTIVILNPGAGDAVQAAKAGLLEVADIVVVNKADREGADQTVRDLKAETKAPILKLVAAEGQGIPELVDAIEVHHRTDSPERRIARARAQILSLAQTRLRSHPELDRLAEQVADGGSDPYAATEQLFTAEP